From Pseudomonas fluorescens, one genomic window encodes:
- the nagE gene encoding N-acetylglucosamine-specific PTS transporter subunit IIBC, protein MYQLFIEGLQRLGRALMLPIAILPIAGLLLRLGDTDLLNIAIIHDAGQVIFANLAMIFAIGIAVGFAKDNNGTAGLAGVIGYLVMVSTLKVLDPSINMGMLAGIVAGLMAGALYNRFKDIKLPEYLAFFGGRRFVPIATGFAAVGLGVVFGLIWPPIQQGINSFGTLMMESGSFGAFIFGVFNRLLIVTGLHHILNNMAWFVFGNFTDPATGALVTGDIARYFAGDPKGGQFTTGMFPVMLFGLPAACLAMYRNALPERRKVMGGIFLSMALTSFLTGVTEPIEFAFMFLAPLLFLLHALLTGLSMAITNALNIHLGFTFSGGFIDMILGWGKSTNGWRVVPVGLVYGLIYYNVFSFCIRRFNLKTPGREDNIVTEKAELSDNQRASAYIQALGGPANLITIGACTTRLRLEMVDRNQANDADLKALGAMAVVRPGKGGSLQVVVGPLADSIADEIRRALPMTGSIPVAALAEDEAVPAVPSSEARKWLSALGGSDNVLHLECVALTRIRLQLADGQALSQNQLKELGCQGTSALEGNVWHLLVGEKAAGLSAALVGLVERREVGARV, encoded by the coding sequence ATGTACCAACTCTTTATCGAAGGCCTGCAGCGCCTCGGCCGGGCATTGATGCTGCCCATTGCCATCCTGCCGATTGCCGGCCTGCTGTTGCGCCTGGGCGACACCGACCTGTTGAACATTGCGATCATCCACGACGCCGGGCAGGTGATTTTCGCCAACCTGGCGATGATCTTCGCCATCGGCATTGCGGTCGGTTTCGCCAAGGACAACAACGGCACCGCCGGCCTGGCCGGGGTGATTGGCTACCTGGTGATGGTCTCGACCCTCAAGGTGCTCGATCCGAGCATCAACATGGGAATGCTCGCCGGCATCGTCGCCGGGCTGATGGCCGGCGCGCTGTACAACCGCTTCAAGGACATCAAGCTTCCGGAATACCTGGCGTTCTTCGGTGGCCGCCGCTTCGTCCCGATCGCCACCGGCTTCGCCGCCGTCGGCCTGGGCGTAGTCTTCGGCCTGATCTGGCCGCCGATCCAGCAGGGCATCAACAGCTTCGGTACGTTGATGATGGAAAGCGGCAGCTTCGGCGCGTTCATCTTCGGCGTGTTCAACCGGCTGCTGATCGTCACTGGCCTGCACCATATCCTCAACAACATGGCGTGGTTCGTGTTCGGCAACTTCACCGATCCGGCCACCGGCGCCCTGGTCACCGGCGACATCGCCCGCTATTTCGCCGGCGACCCCAAGGGCGGCCAATTCACCACCGGCATGTTCCCGGTGATGCTGTTCGGCCTGCCAGCCGCCTGCCTGGCGATGTACCGCAATGCCCTGCCGGAACGGCGCAAGGTGATGGGCGGGATCTTCCTGTCGATGGCCCTGACCTCGTTCCTCACCGGCGTCACCGAGCCGATCGAGTTCGCCTTCATGTTCCTCGCGCCGCTGCTGTTTCTGCTGCATGCGCTGCTGACCGGGTTGTCGATGGCGATCACCAACGCGCTGAACATCCACCTGGGCTTCACCTTCTCCGGCGGTTTTATCGACATGATCCTCGGCTGGGGCAAGTCGACCAATGGCTGGAGGGTGGTGCCGGTGGGTCTGGTCTATGGGTTGATTTACTACAACGTGTTCAGTTTCTGCATTCGCCGCTTCAATCTGAAAACCCCGGGCCGGGAAGACAATATCGTCACGGAAAAAGCCGAGCTGAGCGACAACCAGCGAGCCAGTGCCTACATCCAGGCCTTGGGTGGCCCCGCGAACCTGATCACCATCGGCGCCTGCACCACTCGCTTGCGCCTGGAAATGGTCGACCGCAACCAGGCCAACGATGCCGATCTGAAAGCGCTCGGTGCGATGGCCGTGGTCCGTCCGGGCAAGGGTGGGAGTTTGCAGGTGGTGGTGGGGCCGCTGGCTGACAGCATCGCAGACGAAATCCGCCGGGCGCTGCCGATGACCGGGTCAATACCGGTTGCGGCGTTGGCCGAAGACGAAGCAGTGCCGGCAGTACCGAGCAGTGAAGCCCGAAAATGGCTCAGCGCCCTGGGTGGTAGCGACAATGTGCTGCACCTGGAGTGCGTGGCCCTGACCCGGATTCGCCTGCAATTGGCCGATGGCCAGGCGCTGTCGCAGAATCAATTGAAGGAGCTGGGTTGCCAGGGTACGAGTGCGCTGGAGGGCAATGTGTGGCATTTGCTGGTGGGGGAAAAGGCCGCGGGATTGAGTGCGGCGCTGGTGGGGCTGGTTGAGCGGCGGGAGGTTGGGGCCAGGGTTTAG
- the ptsP gene encoding phosphoenolpyruvate--protein phosphotransferase, whose product MPNNNNELILSAPLSGPVLTLAKVPDPVFASGAMGHGIAIDPLNDTLHAPCSGVVIQVARTRHAMTLRTDNGAELLLHLGLDTVNLQGAGFTLLVEEGARVSQGDALLRFDLDRVAQGCKSLVSLLILTNSDDFQVLPITLKPVKVGDALLHIVRKASHGAQHHGDESAVPVQGQVRINHRGGLHARPAALIRQTAQQFRSRSQLHFAGKSASCDSLIGLMGLGIGEQDEVQVSCQGADADAALQALITALSTAVHDAHQSAVPTAIVQPPRDAEAGVLQGVCAAPGLVGGTLFQLAAIHLREDTGNHHPAQERLALATALEQVRNEIRETLTAAQKHRQVEEEQIFAAHLALLEDPALLDAAYQAIEQGSAATHAWSQSIEAQCQVLLQLGNQLLAERANDLRDLRQRVLRALLGEEWHYDIPVGAIVAAHELTPSDLLQLCEQGVAGLCMAEGGATSHVAILARGKGLPCVVALGASLLEQTQGHAVVLDADGGRLELTPDAQRLAQVVQARDEQQQRRARQQTQAHEPAVTLDGIHMEVAANVASSHEAADAFKGGADGVGLLRTEFLFVDRQTAPDEQEQRQAYQAVMDTMGDKPVIIRTIDVGGDKQLDYLPLPAEANPVLGLRGIRLAQVRPELLDQQLRALLQVTPLQRCRILLPMVSEVDELLQIRQRLEALCGELQISQRPELGVMIEVPAAALLAEQLAEHADFLSIGTNDLSQYTLAMDRDHAGLAARVDAMHPALLRLIAQTCAGAALHQRWVGVCGALASDPLATPVLLGLGVRELSVSPPQIGEIKARVRQLDAADCQRLSAELLKLPSAAAVRNACRQHWPLA is encoded by the coding sequence ATGCCCAACAACAATAATGAGCTGATCCTCAGCGCCCCGCTCAGCGGTCCGGTGCTGACACTGGCCAAGGTTCCCGACCCAGTGTTCGCCAGCGGCGCCATGGGTCACGGGATCGCCATCGACCCGTTGAACGACACGCTGCACGCCCCCTGCAGCGGCGTTGTGATCCAGGTTGCGCGTACCCGTCACGCTATGACCCTGCGCACCGACAATGGCGCCGAATTGCTGCTGCACCTGGGCCTGGATACGGTCAACCTGCAAGGCGCGGGTTTCACTTTGCTGGTCGAGGAAGGCGCGCGCGTCAGCCAGGGCGACGCACTGCTGCGCTTCGACCTGGACCGAGTCGCTCAGGGCTGCAAAAGCCTGGTCAGCTTGTTAATCCTCACCAACAGCGACGACTTTCAGGTCCTGCCGATTACCCTCAAGCCCGTCAAGGTCGGCGACGCCCTGCTGCACATCGTGCGCAAAGCCAGTCATGGAGCGCAGCACCACGGGGACGAATCGGCGGTACCGGTGCAAGGTCAGGTACGGATCAACCATCGCGGCGGCCTGCACGCGCGTCCGGCCGCCTTGATCCGCCAGACCGCCCAGCAATTTCGCAGCCGTTCGCAACTGCACTTCGCCGGCAAATCGGCGTCCTGTGACAGCCTGATCGGGCTGATGGGTCTGGGCATTGGTGAACAGGATGAAGTCCAGGTCAGTTGCCAGGGCGCGGACGCCGACGCGGCGCTGCAAGCCTTGATCACGGCGCTGTCGACGGCAGTGCATGACGCTCATCAGAGCGCCGTGCCAACTGCTATTGTGCAGCCCCCGCGCGATGCCGAAGCGGGTGTGCTTCAGGGTGTCTGCGCCGCGCCCGGGCTTGTCGGCGGCACCCTGTTCCAACTGGCAGCGATCCACCTGCGCGAAGACACCGGCAATCACCATCCTGCGCAGGAGCGCCTAGCTCTCGCTACCGCCCTGGAACAGGTGCGCAATGAGATCCGCGAAACCCTCACCGCAGCGCAGAAACACCGGCAGGTAGAAGAAGAGCAAATCTTCGCCGCCCACCTCGCCCTGCTTGAAGACCCGGCCCTGCTCGACGCGGCCTATCAGGCCATCGAACAAGGGAGCGCCGCGACCCATGCCTGGAGCCAATCGATCGAAGCCCAATGCCAGGTCCTGTTGCAACTCGGCAACCAGCTGTTGGCCGAGCGCGCCAACGACTTGCGCGACCTACGACAACGGGTGTTGCGCGCCCTGCTCGGTGAGGAATGGCACTACGACATCCCGGTAGGCGCGATAGTCGCGGCCCACGAGCTGACTCCATCGGACTTGCTGCAACTGTGCGAACAGGGCGTCGCCGGTCTGTGTATGGCCGAAGGCGGCGCCACTTCCCACGTGGCGATTCTCGCCCGGGGCAAGGGTTTGCCGTGCGTGGTCGCCCTCGGCGCCAGCCTGCTTGAACAAACCCAAGGTCACGCGGTAGTGCTGGATGCTGACGGTGGCCGTCTGGAATTGACGCCCGATGCCCAGCGCCTGGCGCAAGTCGTCCAAGCTCGCGACGAGCAACAGCAACGCCGTGCCCGTCAGCAGACCCAGGCTCACGAACCGGCCGTGACCCTCGATGGCATCCACATGGAAGTGGCCGCCAATGTCGCCTCCAGCCACGAAGCCGCCGATGCCTTTAAGGGCGGCGCCGATGGTGTCGGCCTGCTGCGCACCGAGTTTCTGTTCGTCGATCGCCAGACCGCACCGGACGAACAGGAGCAACGCCAAGCCTATCAAGCCGTGATGGATACCATGGGCGACAAGCCAGTAATCATCCGCACCATCGACGTTGGTGGCGACAAACAACTCGACTACCTGCCGCTGCCCGCCGAGGCCAATCCGGTGCTCGGCCTGCGCGGAATTCGCCTGGCCCAGGTACGCCCGGAACTGCTCGACCAGCAATTACGCGCCCTGCTGCAGGTCACTCCCCTCCAGCGTTGCCGGATTCTGCTGCCGATGGTCAGCGAAGTGGATGAACTGCTGCAGATCCGCCAGCGCCTCGAAGCGCTCTGCGGCGAGTTGCAGATCAGCCAGCGTCCAGAGCTGGGGGTAATGATCGAAGTCCCGGCCGCCGCCCTGCTCGCCGAACAACTGGCCGAGCACGCGGACTTCCTGTCCATCGGCACCAACGACCTGTCCCAGTACACCCTGGCCATGGACCGCGACCACGCCGGTCTCGCCGCCCGCGTCGACGCCATGCACCCGGCGCTGTTGCGCCTGATCGCCCAGACCTGCGCTGGCGCCGCCCTTCATCAGCGCTGGGTTGGCGTCTGCGGCGCACTGGCCTCTGACCCGCTGGCGACGCCGGTACTGCTGGGCCTGGGGGTTCGCGAGCTGTCAGTGAGCCCGCCGCAAATCGGTGAAATCAAGGCGCGCGTGCGCCAACTGGACGCCGCCGATTGCCAGCGCCTGAGCGCCGAGCTGCTCAAGTTGCCCAGCGCCGCCGCCGTGCGTAACGCCTGCCGGCAACATTGGCCGCTGGCCTGA
- a CDS encoding SIS domain-containing protein, with the protein MTSKMLEEALSSHLAVEAQLQQLDPALIEIAGRLNRQPPQVAMTVARGSSDHAASYFAYLTMQQVGVPVASLPMSVVTMQQAPLKVSGQAVFAFSQSGQSPDLVNSLRLLRKRGALSIAMVNAEDSPLEAACEFSLPLCAGTESSVAATKSFIATLSASARLVAHWKQDAELLEAGLELPQGLRDAATQDWTPAIDALRDCQRLMVIGRGAGFAIAQEAALKLKETSAIQAEAFSSAEVKHGPMALISDNYPLLVFAPRGAEQAGLLSLAAEMRQRGARVLLAAPDDVSERDLTLSRAEHPALDPILAIQSFYVMAAGLAQARGMDPDQPRHLSKVTRTH; encoded by the coding sequence TTGACTTCAAAAATGCTTGAAGAGGCGCTGTCCTCGCACCTGGCCGTCGAAGCCCAACTGCAGCAACTCGACCCGGCGTTGATCGAAATTGCCGGACGCCTGAATCGCCAGCCACCGCAAGTGGCAATGACCGTCGCTCGGGGCAGCTCCGATCACGCCGCCAGCTACTTTGCCTACCTGACCATGCAACAGGTTGGCGTGCCGGTGGCCTCGCTGCCGATGTCGGTAGTGACCATGCAACAGGCTCCACTGAAAGTCAGCGGCCAGGCGGTATTCGCCTTTTCCCAATCGGGGCAGAGCCCGGATCTGGTCAACAGCCTGCGCCTGCTGCGCAAACGCGGCGCCCTGAGCATTGCCATGGTCAACGCCGAGGATTCGCCACTGGAAGCGGCGTGCGAATTCAGCCTGCCGCTGTGCGCCGGCACTGAAAGCAGCGTCGCCGCAACCAAAAGTTTCATTGCCACCCTCAGCGCCAGCGCGCGCCTGGTGGCACACTGGAAGCAGGACGCCGAGTTGCTCGAAGCCGGCCTGGAACTGCCTCAGGGCCTGCGCGACGCTGCAACTCAGGACTGGACGCCGGCCATCGATGCCCTGCGTGACTGCCAGCGCCTGATGGTGATCGGCCGCGGCGCCGGGTTTGCCATCGCCCAGGAAGCGGCGCTGAAACTCAAGGAAACCTCGGCCATTCAGGCCGAAGCCTTCAGCAGCGCCGAAGTGAAACACGGTCCGATGGCCCTGATCAGCGACAACTACCCATTGCTGGTGTTCGCCCCACGCGGCGCGGAACAGGCTGGCCTGCTGAGCCTGGCGGCAGAAATGCGCCAGCGCGGTGCCCGGGTGCTGCTGGCCGCGCCTGATGACGTCAGTGAACGCGACCTGACGCTGAGTCGCGCCGAACACCCGGCGCTCGACCCAATCCTCGCCATCCAGAGTTTTTATGTAATGGCCGCCGGCCTTGCTCAGGCGCGCGGCATGGACCCGGATCAGCCACGGCACCTGAGCAAAGTCACCCGCACCCACTAA
- the nagA gene encoding N-acetylglucosamine-6-phosphate deacetylase, with protein MSEDNILTANGWIRGRLIHEHGKVVRIEGQPCDPADNDLPYLLPGFIDLHVHGGGGKDLMEGTPAFETITRTHVRFGTTALLATTMTAPSEEIARVLEQVGEFCEQRPAGCARVLGVHLEGPYINPGKLGAQPNFAHTALLAEVESYMALAPIRVITIAPEIAGHAQLIRTLSERGVRLQLGHTLGSYEEGLAALEAGATSFTHLYNAMSPLHHREPGIVGAALAHAKYAELIPDLLHVHPGAIRVALRSIPCLYCVTDSSAAAGMPDGEYKLGSHTVTKCLGGVRLPDGTLAGSTLTMDQALRNLVKIGLPLAEASQRLSQFPADYLGINERGRLQPGAWADCVRLDRSLTLTAVMVEGEDIDFKNA; from the coding sequence ATGTCTGAAGACAACATCCTCACCGCGAACGGCTGGATTCGCGGCCGGCTGATCCATGAACACGGCAAGGTCGTGCGCATCGAAGGCCAGCCCTGCGATCCGGCGGACAACGATCTCCCTTACCTGCTACCGGGTTTTATCGACCTGCATGTGCATGGCGGCGGCGGCAAGGACTTGATGGAAGGCACACCCGCCTTCGAAACCATCACCCGCACCCATGTGCGCTTCGGCACCACGGCGCTCCTGGCCACCACCATGACCGCCCCCAGCGAGGAAATCGCTCGGGTGCTGGAGCAGGTCGGTGAGTTCTGCGAACAACGCCCTGCCGGCTGCGCCCGGGTTCTGGGCGTTCATCTGGAAGGGCCCTACATCAATCCGGGAAAACTCGGCGCACAGCCGAACTTCGCTCACACCGCACTGCTGGCCGAAGTCGAGTCGTACATGGCCCTGGCACCCATCCGGGTGATTACCATCGCCCCGGAAATCGCCGGTCACGCTCAACTGATCCGCACCCTGAGCGAGCGTGGTGTGCGCCTGCAACTCGGCCACACCCTGGGCAGCTACGAGGAAGGCTTGGCCGCGCTGGAAGCCGGAGCCACCAGCTTCACTCACCTGTACAACGCCATGAGCCCGCTGCATCACCGCGAACCGGGGATTGTTGGCGCGGCGCTGGCCCACGCCAAATACGCCGAGCTGATTCCGGACCTGCTGCACGTGCACCCGGGCGCGATTCGCGTGGCGCTGCGCTCAATCCCCTGCCTGTACTGCGTGACCGACTCCAGCGCAGCCGCCGGCATGCCGGACGGCGAATACAAGTTGGGCAGCCATACCGTGACCAAATGCCTGGGCGGCGTGCGTCTGCCCGATGGCACCCTCGCCGGCAGCACCCTGACCATGGATCAGGCCCTGCGCAACCTGGTGAAAATCGGCCTGCCGCTGGCCGAAGCCTCACAACGCCTGTCGCAATTTCCCGCCGACTACCTCGGCATCAACGAACGCGGACGCCTGCAACCCGGCGCCTGGGCCGACTGCGTGCGCCTGGATCGCTCACTGACACTGACCGCCGTGATGGTCGAAGGAGAAGACATTGACTTCAAAAATGCTTGA
- a CDS encoding GntR family transcriptional regulator, producing MNDLQALRLDDSQPTPLYLQLARNLEAAIHAGHWKAEQALPSERNLSELLNISRVTARKALEVLFEQGLIRRNQGSGTFITPRLEQPLSRLSGFSEMLRLKGFSPSSQWLQREITQPTHEELIRLALSPYDKVARLKRLRKADDTVMAIEMSTLPASIIAQPQAVGDSLYHYLDGIGKPVVRALQHIQAINASDEFAALVGIAPGTAMLLMTRVGYLEDNTPIEVTDTYCRNDYYDFVAELRR from the coding sequence ATGAACGACCTCCAGGCCCTACGCCTCGATGACTCTCAGCCTACGCCGTTGTACCTGCAACTGGCGCGCAACCTGGAAGCGGCCATTCACGCCGGCCACTGGAAAGCCGAACAGGCACTGCCCTCGGAACGCAACCTCAGCGAGCTGTTGAACATTTCCCGAGTGACCGCGCGCAAAGCCCTGGAAGTCTTGTTCGAGCAAGGTCTTATCCGTCGCAACCAAGGCTCTGGCACCTTCATTACGCCGCGCCTGGAACAGCCGCTGTCGCGTCTCTCTGGCTTCAGCGAAATGCTTCGTCTCAAAGGCTTTTCCCCCAGTTCGCAATGGCTGCAACGGGAAATCACCCAACCGACCCATGAAGAACTGATTCGCCTGGCCCTGTCGCCCTACGACAAAGTCGCGCGCCTCAAGCGCCTGCGCAAAGCCGACGACACCGTAATGGCGATCGAAATGAGCACCCTGCCCGCCTCGATCATTGCCCAGCCCCAGGCCGTCGGCGATTCGCTCTACCACTACCTCGACGGCATCGGCAAACCGGTGGTCCGCGCCCTGCAGCACATCCAGGCGATCAACGCCTCGGACGAATTCGCTGCGCTGGTGGGCATAGCGCCGGGCACTGCCATGTTGCTGATGACCCGGGTCGGCTACCTCGAAGACAACACGCCAATCGAAGTCACCGACACCTATTGCCGCAACGATTACTACGATTTCGTCGCTGAACTGCGTCGATAA
- a CDS encoding L,D-transpeptidase family protein, with the protein MRWLLAFLCLSFVAVTQASTVETLDGKVIEKVLVLKSAHQLQLINDGKPIKTYRISLGKNPKGQKLMEGDRRTPEGFYWLDWRKVSDRFNLAMHISYPNISDAARSRREGVNPGGMIMIHGTPDTEENPEDLFHTLDWTDGCIAMRNVDMREVWGLVPDGTMIEIRP; encoded by the coding sequence ATGCGCTGGTTGCTCGCGTTCCTCTGCCTGTCGTTCGTTGCTGTCACCCAGGCTTCCACCGTGGAGACTCTGGACGGCAAAGTCATCGAAAAAGTCCTGGTGCTCAAATCCGCCCATCAGTTGCAACTGATCAACGACGGCAAGCCCATCAAGACCTACCGCATCTCCTTGGGCAAGAACCCCAAGGGGCAGAAGCTCATGGAAGGCGATCGACGCACGCCCGAAGGGTTCTATTGGCTGGACTGGCGCAAGGTCAGCGACCGCTTCAACCTGGCCATGCATATTTCCTACCCGAACATCAGCGATGCCGCCCGCTCGCGCCGTGAAGGCGTAAACCCCGGCGGGATGATCATGATCCACGGCACCCCGGACACCGAGGAAAACCCCGAGGACCTGTTCCACACCCTGGACTGGACCGACGGCTGCATCGCCATGCGCAACGTCGACATGCGCGAAGTCTGGGGCCTGGTCCCGGATGGCACGATGATCGAGATCCGCCCCTGA
- a CDS encoding NUDIX hydrolase, with protein sequence MNFCSHCGNPVTQRIPEGDSRLRYVCDKCQTIHYQNPNIVAGCIPTLGSRVLLCRRAIEPRRGFWTLPAGFMENGETIEQAAIRETAEEACARVRNLSIYTLIDVPHISQVHVFFRAEMADEQFSAGVESLEVQLFEEQDIPWSELAFRTVGRTLECFFADRRQGDYPVRSESIPPLAQPAIT encoded by the coding sequence ATGAATTTTTGCAGCCACTGCGGTAACCCGGTCACTCAACGCATTCCCGAAGGCGATTCGCGCCTGCGGTATGTCTGCGACAAATGTCAGACCATTCACTACCAGAACCCCAATATCGTCGCTGGCTGCATTCCCACCCTGGGCTCCAGGGTGCTGCTCTGTCGACGCGCCATCGAACCGCGCCGTGGTTTCTGGACCTTGCCGGCCGGTTTCATGGAGAACGGCGAGACCATCGAACAGGCGGCCATTCGTGAAACCGCCGAGGAAGCCTGCGCCCGGGTACGTAACCTGAGCATCTATACGCTGATCGATGTGCCGCACATCAGCCAGGTGCATGTATTTTTTCGCGCCGAGATGGCCGACGAGCAGTTTTCTGCCGGTGTCGAAAGCCTGGAAGTGCAGCTTTTCGAAGAACAGGACATCCCTTGGTCAGAGCTGGCTTTCCGCACGGTGGGCCGTACCCTAGAATGCTTCTTCGCTGACCGTCGCCAGGGCGATTACCCGGTGCGCAGCGAATCCATTCCTCCGCTTGCTCAGCCTGCGATCACTTAA
- a CDS encoding CoA pyrophosphatase, translating to MLDELLHRVSHHTPNTMETDRRFPEAAVLVPITRSDEPELVLTLRASGLSTHGGEVAFPGGRRDPEDPDLVFTALREAEEEIGLPPGLVEVIGPLSPLISLHGIKVTPYVGVIPDFVEYRANDAEIAAVFSVPLEFFRTDPREHTHRIDYQGRSWYVPSYRYGEYKIWGLTAIMIVELINLLYDAKISLHQPPKSFINI from the coding sequence ATGCTGGACGAGCTACTGCACCGGGTCAGTCATCACACGCCGAACACCATGGAAACTGACCGACGTTTTCCCGAGGCCGCCGTGTTGGTGCCCATCACTCGCAGTGACGAGCCGGAACTGGTTCTGACCCTGCGCGCCAGCGGGCTTTCCACCCATGGCGGGGAAGTGGCCTTTCCGGGCGGTCGACGCGATCCCGAAGACCCGGACCTGGTCTTCACTGCCCTGCGCGAAGCCGAGGAAGAAATCGGCCTGCCGCCGGGTCTGGTGGAGGTGATCGGGCCCTTGAGTCCGCTGATTTCCCTGCATGGGATCAAGGTCACGCCCTATGTCGGTGTCATTCCGGACTTTGTCGAGTACCGCGCCAATGACGCCGAGATCGCCGCGGTATTCAGTGTGCCGCTGGAGTTTTTTCGCACGGACCCACGAGAACATACGCACCGCATCGATTACCAGGGGCGTAGTTGGTATGTGCCGAGCTACCGTTATGGCGAGTACAAGATCTGGGGACTGACCGCGATCATGATTGTCGAGTTGATCAATCTGCTCTATGACGCCAAGATCAGCCTGCACCAACCTCCCAAAAGCTTTATCAATATTTGA
- a CDS encoding gamma carbonic anhydrase family protein gives MKYRLGDARVETHPQSWVAPNAVLIGKVKLEEGANVWFNAVLRGDNELILIGKNSNVQDGTVMHTDMGYPLTIGTGVTIGHNAMLHGCTVGDNSLIGINAVILNGAKIGKNCIIGANSLIGENKQIPDGSLVMGSPGKVVRELTEPQIKMLEASAAHYVQRSQRYAVDLVEQEE, from the coding sequence ATGAAATACCGTCTGGGCGACGCCCGCGTCGAAACCCATCCGCAGAGCTGGGTCGCACCCAATGCGGTGCTAATTGGCAAGGTCAAGCTGGAAGAGGGCGCCAACGTCTGGTTCAACGCGGTATTGCGCGGTGACAACGAGCTGATCCTGATCGGCAAGAACAGCAACGTTCAGGACGGCACGGTGATGCACACCGACATGGGTTATCCGTTGACCATCGGCACCGGCGTGACCATCGGCCATAACGCCATGCTGCACGGCTGCACCGTCGGCGATAACAGCCTGATCGGTATCAATGCGGTGATCCTCAATGGGGCAAAAATCGGCAAAAATTGCATAATCGGCGCCAACTCGCTGATTGGCGAGAACAAGCAGATCCCCGATGGCTCGCTGGTGATGGGCTCGCCGGGCAAGGTGGTACGTGAACTGACCGAGCCGCAGATCAAAATGCTCGAAGCCAGTGCCGCGCACTATGTTCAACGCTCCCAACGCTATGCGGTGGACCTGGTCGAGCAAGAAGAATGA
- a CDS encoding DUF1289 domain-containing protein — protein MTASERPVASPCVNICALDEQDICTGCQRTVAEITRWSRMDNDERRQVLVLCHERAKASGLVWMVGAKQP, from the coding sequence ATGACAGCTTCGGAACGCCCGGTTGCCTCGCCCTGCGTGAACATTTGCGCGCTGGACGAGCAGGACATCTGCACCGGTTGCCAGCGCACGGTGGCGGAAATTACCCGCTGGAGCCGCATGGACAACGACGAACGCCGCCAGGTCCTGGTGCTGTGTCACGAGCGGGCCAAGGCCAGCGGGCTGGTGTGGATGGTCGGCGCCAAGCAGCCGTAG
- a CDS encoding VUT family protein: MLFLIAYISSVVLINFAFSTAPHLDIIWSAWGGLVFVLRDMVQTRFGHGAIIAMLVALVLSYLTSDPSIALASATAFAVSECIDWLVFSITKRPLHDRLWISSALSIPLDTFIFFGMIDALTPGVILTALGSKFAGVTAVWLIMAWRLRKQALAS, from the coding sequence ATGCTCTTTCTGATTGCCTACATCAGCAGCGTCGTGCTGATCAACTTCGCCTTTTCCACTGCCCCGCACCTGGACATCATCTGGTCAGCCTGGGGTGGCCTGGTGTTTGTGTTGCGCGATATGGTGCAGACCCGCTTCGGGCATGGCGCGATCATTGCCATGCTGGTGGCGCTGGTGCTGTCCTACCTGACCTCCGACCCGTCCATCGCCCTGGCCAGTGCCACGGCGTTCGCGGTGTCCGAGTGCATCGACTGGCTGGTGTTCAGCATCACCAAGCGGCCGCTGCACGACCGCTTGTGGATCAGCTCGGCGCTGAGCATTCCGCTGGACACTTTCATCTTCTTCGGCATGATCGACGCCCTGACCCCTGGGGTGATTCTCACCGCGCTCGGCTCCAAGTTCGCCGGCGTGACTGCCGTATGGCTGATCATGGCCTGGCGCTTGCGCAAACAGGCGCTCGCCAGCTGA